The following are encoded together in the Glycine max cultivar Williams 82 chromosome 8, Glycine_max_v4.0, whole genome shotgun sequence genome:
- the LOC100796289 gene encoding heavy metal-associated isoprenylated plant protein 7 — MGQEEEKSQENKVEEKKVEEEEKKEEEKKSDEKKFKEKSAPPEIVLKVFMHCEGCARKVRRSLKGFPGVEDILTDCKSHKVVVKGEKADPLKVLERVQRKSHRKVELLSPIPKPPAEEAKKPQEEEKPKPEENKQEPQVITVVLKVHMHCEACAQEIKRRIEKMKGVESAEPDLKKSEVSVKGVFETAKLVEHVYKRTGKHAVIVKEEPEKREEEEEEEAKEEKKAEEEGEKKNEKGSGEGEENKEKKGEGEAKAEEESKEETAVLELKKSEYYYNPPPRYGMEFYASYPGPSYPPQIFSDENPNACSVM, encoded by the exons ATGGGTCAG GAAGAGGAAAAATCCCAAGAAAACAAAGTGGAGGAgaaaaaagtagaagaagaagaaaagaaagaagaagagaaaaaatcagATGAGAAGAAATTCAAGGAGAAATCTGCGCCGCCAGAAATCGTGCTTAAAGTGTTCATGCATTGTGAAGGTTGTGCTCGCAAGGTTCGTCGCTCCCTCAAAGGATTCCCAG GGGTCGAAGATATACTCACAGATTGTAAGTCTCACAAGGTGGTCGTGAAAGGAGAAAAAGCGGATCCGCTGAAGGTTCTAGAGAGAGTACAGAGGAAAAGCCATAGAAAGGTTGAACTTCTCTCTCCGATTCCAAAGCCACCCGCGGAGGAGGCGAAAAAACCCCAGGAGGAAGAAAAGCCCAAACCAGAGGAGAATAAACAAGAg CCTCAGGTTATAACGGTTGTTCTTAAAGTTCACATGCATTGCGAAGCTTGCGCCCAGGAAATCAAGAGACGCATCGAGAAAATGAAAG GGGTGGAATCAGCGGAACCGGATCTAAAGAAATCGGAGGTGAGCGTGAAGGGGGTGTTCGAGACAGCGAAGTTGGTAGAGCACGTGTACAAGAGGACAGGGAAGCATGCAGTGATAGTGAAGGAAGAGccagagaagagagaagaagaagaagaagaagaagcaaaagaagagaagaaagcagaggaagaaggtgagaagaagaatgagaagGGGAGTGGTGAGGGAGAAgaaaacaaggagaaaaaggGAGAGGGTGAAGCCAAAGCAGAAGAGGAATCCAAAGAAGAAACCGCAGTGTTGGAGCTGAAAAAGAGTGAGTATTATTACAACCCACCACCGAGGTATGGCATGGAGTTCTATGCCTCCTACCCTGGACCATCGTACCCGCCTCAGATCTTCAGTGATGAGAACCCCAATGCCTGTTCTGTCATGTAA
- the WRKY25 gene encoding WRKY transcription factor 25, producing the protein MEKHQVLSPISSSSSTSPSDFKLGDHNSNAHVKKAGLLKTQRPSLKGGKEIKQHRYAFQTRSHVDILDDGYRWRKYGEKSVKNNKFPRNYYRCSYRGCNVKKQIQRHSKDEEIVVTTYEGIHIHPVEKSTESFEQILRNHHIYSLTL; encoded by the exons ATGGAGAAACATCAAGTGTTGTCCCCTatttcatcttcatcatctaCTTCTCCATCTGACTTTAAACTTGGTGATCACAATTCTAATGCTCATGTCAAAAAGGCAGGTTTATTAAAAACTCAAAGGCCAAGCCTGAAAGGTGGCAAAGAAATCAAGCAGCACAGATATGCATTTCAAACAAGGAGTCATGTTGATATACTGGATGATGGGTACCGGTGGAGAAAGTATGGGGAGAAGTCCgtgaaaaacaataaatttcctAG AAATTACTACAGATGTTCTTATCGAGGTTGCAATGTGAAGAAACAAATCCAACGCCATTCCAAAGACGAAGAGATTGTGGTAACAACCTATGAAGGGATACATATTCATCCTGTGGAGAAGTCAACTGAAAGCTTCGAGCAGATATTGAGAAACCATCACATATACAGCCTAACTCTATAA
- the LOC100809607 gene encoding SUMO-activating enzyme subunit 1B-1 isoform X2, translating into MDGDGEELTAQETALYDRQIRVWGADAQRRLSKSHVLVYGMKGTVAEFCKNIVLAGVGSLTLVDDRVATEEVLSSNFLIPPDENAYSGKTLGELCCNSLKDFNPMVRVSIEKGDLSSFDVEFFSKFDVVVVSCCSLSAKKLANDKCRKLSKRVAFYAVDCRDSCGEIFVDLQDYKYSKKKQDETVKCDLKYPSFEDALSVPWRALHRRMSKLYYAMRVIEKFEEAEGRSAGEVSIADLSGVLKLKKEICTAQSLNESHVPDTLLERLVTNAIEFPPVCAIIGGILGQEVIKAISGKGDPLKNFFFFDAFDGKGIIEDLSPK; encoded by the exons ATGGACGGTGACGGCGAGGAGTTGACTGCGCAGGAGACCGCTTTGTATGACCGTCAAATTAGGGTTTGGGGAGCTGATGCTCAAAGAAG ATTAAGCAAATCTCATGTCTTAGTCTATGGAATGAAAGGAACTGTAGCTGAG TTTTGCAAGAATATTGTTCTGGCTGGAGTAGGTAGTCTGACTTTAGTAGATGACCGGGTTGCCACTGAGGAAGTGCTTTCCTCGAATTTTCTCATCCCTCCTGATGAGAATGCGTATAGTGGAAAGACCCTTGGTGAGCTTTGTTGTAATTCACTTAAAGACTTCAACCCTATGGTTCGTGTTTCCATTGAGaaag GTGATTTGTCGAGTTTTGATGTTGAATTCTTCAGCAAATTCGATGTTGTTGTCGTCAGTTGTTGCTCGCTTTCAGCCAAA AAACTGGCTAATGACAAATGCAGAAAGCTATCAAAACGTGTAGCATTTTATGCTGTTGACTGCAGGGATTCTTGTGGTGAAATTTTCGTCGATTTGCAGGATTATAAATATTCAAAG AAAAAACAGGATGAAACTGTTAAATGTGACCTGAAATATCCATCATTCGAG GATGCATTATCTGTACCTTGGAGGGCACTTCACAGGAGAATGTCAAAGCTGTACTATGCTATGAGAG TAATAGAAAAGTTTGAAGAGGCTGAGGGACGTAGCGCAGGGGAAGTTTCCATTGCAGATCTTTCTGGTGTTCTCAAACTGAAAAAGGAGATTTGTACTGCACAA TCTCTCAATGAATCTCATGTGCCTGATACTCTTCTAGAAAGATTGGTGACAAATGCAATAGAATTTCCGCCTGTTTGTGCAATTATAGGGGGAATCCTTGGACAG GAGGTTATCAAAGCAATTTCTGGGAAAGGAGACCCCCTaaagaattttttcttttttgatgcTTTTGATGGGAAGGGCATTATAGAAGACCTCTCTCCGAAGTGA
- the LOC100809607 gene encoding SUMO-activating enzyme subunit 1B-1 isoform X1, translating into MDGDGEELTAQETALYDRQIRVWGADAQRRLSKSHVLVYGMKGTVAEFCKNIVLAGVGSLTLVDDRVATEEVLSSNFLIPPDENAYSGKTLGELCCNSLKDFNPMVRVSIEKGFCFELVPLFVWFLLLHCFHVVLDIMFCGWSFLLFVFASGDLSSFDVEFFSKFDVVVVSCCSLSAKKLANDKCRKLSKRVAFYAVDCRDSCGEIFVDLQDYKYSKKKQDETVKCDLKYPSFEDALSVPWRALHRRMSKLYYAMRVIEKFEEAEGRSAGEVSIADLSGVLKLKKEICTAQSLNESHVPDTLLERLVTNAIEFPPVCAIIGGILGQEVIKAISGKGDPLKNFFFFDAFDGKGIIEDLSPK; encoded by the exons ATGGACGGTGACGGCGAGGAGTTGACTGCGCAGGAGACCGCTTTGTATGACCGTCAAATTAGGGTTTGGGGAGCTGATGCTCAAAGAAG ATTAAGCAAATCTCATGTCTTAGTCTATGGAATGAAAGGAACTGTAGCTGAG TTTTGCAAGAATATTGTTCTGGCTGGAGTAGGTAGTCTGACTTTAGTAGATGACCGGGTTGCCACTGAGGAAGTGCTTTCCTCGAATTTTCTCATCCCTCCTGATGAGAATGCGTATAGTGGAAAGACCCTTGGTGAGCTTTGTTGTAATTCACTTAAAGACTTCAACCCTATGGTTCGTGTTTCCATTGAGaaaggtttttgttttgaacttgtTCCCTTATTTGTCTGGTTTCTGCTTCTGCATTGCTTTCACGTGGTTCTTGACATTATGTTTTGTGGTTGGTCTTTTCTGTTGTTCGTCTTTGCTTCAGGTGATTTGTCGAGTTTTGATGTTGAATTCTTCAGCAAATTCGATGTTGTTGTCGTCAGTTGTTGCTCGCTTTCAGCCAAA AAACTGGCTAATGACAAATGCAGAAAGCTATCAAAACGTGTAGCATTTTATGCTGTTGACTGCAGGGATTCTTGTGGTGAAATTTTCGTCGATTTGCAGGATTATAAATATTCAAAG AAAAAACAGGATGAAACTGTTAAATGTGACCTGAAATATCCATCATTCGAG GATGCATTATCTGTACCTTGGAGGGCACTTCACAGGAGAATGTCAAAGCTGTACTATGCTATGAGAG TAATAGAAAAGTTTGAAGAGGCTGAGGGACGTAGCGCAGGGGAAGTTTCCATTGCAGATCTTTCTGGTGTTCTCAAACTGAAAAAGGAGATTTGTACTGCACAA TCTCTCAATGAATCTCATGTGCCTGATACTCTTCTAGAAAGATTGGTGACAAATGCAATAGAATTTCCGCCTGTTTGTGCAATTATAGGGGGAATCCTTGGACAG GAGGTTATCAAAGCAATTTCTGGGAAAGGAGACCCCCTaaagaattttttcttttttgatgcTTTTGATGGGAAGGGCATTATAGAAGACCTCTCTCCGAAGTGA